The following proteins come from a genomic window of Ailuropoda melanoleuca isolate Jingjing chromosome 2, ASM200744v2, whole genome shotgun sequence:
- the ACADM gene encoding medium-chain specific acyl-CoA dehydrogenase, mitochondrial, whose translation MAAVFRRSYGVLKSLSRFNWRSQHTKAALHHEPRLGFNFELTEQQKEFQATARKFAREEIIPVAAEYDKTGEYPVPLIKRAWELGLMNTHIPENCGGLGLGTFDACLITEELAYGCTGVQTAIEANSLGQMPLLIAGNDQQQKKYLGRLTEEPLMCAYCVTEPVAGSDVAGIKTKAERKGDEYIINGQKMWITNGGKANWYFLLARSDPDPKAPANRAFTGFIVEADTPGVQIGRKELNMGQRCSDTRGIVFEDVRVPKENVLIGEGAGFKIAMQAFDKTRPPVAAGAVGLAQRALDEATKYALERKTFGKLLVEHQGISFLLAEMAMKVEIARLSYQRAAWEVDSGRRNTYYASIAKAFAADIANQLATDAVQIFGGNGFNTEYPVEKLMRDAKIYQIYEGTAQIQRLIIAREHIGRYKN comes from the exons GTCCTAAAAAGTCTTTCTCGTTTTAACTGGAGATCACAACATACAAAAGCTGCCCTACACCATGAACCAAGATTGGGAtttaattttg AGCTCACTGAACAGCAGAAAGAGTTTCAAGCTACTGCTCGTAAATTTGCCAGGGAAGAAATAATCCCAGTTGCCGCAGAATATGATAAAACTGGCGAG taCCCTGTCCCCCTAATTAAAAGAGCATGGGAACTTGGTTTAATGAATACACACATTCCAGAGAATTGTg GAGGTCTTGGACTTGGAACTTTTGATGCTTGTTTAATTACTGAAGAATTGGCTTATGGATGTACGGGGGTTCAGACTGCTATTGAAGCAAATTCTTTGGGG CAAATGCCTCTTCTTATTGCTGGAAATGACCAACAACAAAAGAAGTATTTGGGGAGGCTGACTGAGGAGCCATTGatgtgt GCTTACTGTGTAACAGAACCTGTAGCTGGCTCTGATGTAGCTGGTATAAAAaccaaagcagaaaggaaaggagatgagTATATTATTAATGGTCAGAAGATGTGGATAACCAATGGAGGAAAAGCTAATTG gtatTTCTTATTGGCTCGTTCTGATCCGGATCCAAAGGCTCCTGCTAATAGAGCCTTTACTGGATTTATTGTGGAAGCAGATACCCCAGGAGTGCAGATTGGAAGAAAG gAATTAAATATGGGTCAGCGATGTTCAGATACAAGAGGAATTGTCTTTGAGGATGTGAGAGTGcctaaagaaaatgttttaattggtGAGGGAGCTGGTTTCAAAATTGCAATGCAAGCTTTTGATAAAACCAGACCTCCA GTAGCAGCTGGTGCTGTGGGACTAGCACAAAGAGCTTTGGATGAAGCTACCAAGTATGCCCTGGAGAGGAAAACTTTTGGAAAGCTGCTCGTAGAG caCCAAGGAATATCATTTTTGCTGGCTGAAATGGCAATGAAAGTTGAAATAGCTAGATTGAGTTACCAGAGAGCTGCTTGGGAGGTTGATTCTGGTCGCCGAAATACCTACTATGCCTCTATAGCAAAGGCATTTGCTGCAGATATTGCAAATCAGTTAGCTACTGATGCTGTGCAGATTTTTGGAGGCAATGGATTTAATACAGAATATCCTGTAGAAAAACTAATGAGGGATGCTAAGATCTATCAG